From one Tetragenococcus osmophilus genomic stretch:
- a CDS encoding PTS cellobiose transporter subunit IIA — MDQEEIQNVAFTIILHSGNSRTMVHEGFDLMRSKEFEKAEEKLDEANSELTAAHQSQTTLMQKYTAGEEVNTDIIMVHAQDHLMTTMTLREVALEMLSLYQTVKFESE; from the coding sequence ATGGATCAAGAGGAAATTCAAAATGTTGCATTTACCATTATTTTACATAGTGGAAATTCCAGAACAATGGTACACGAAGGTTTTGATTTAATGAGAAGTAAAGAGTTCGAAAAAGCAGAGGAAAAATTAGATGAAGCTAATAGTGAGTTAACAGCTGCCCATCAATCCCAAACTACACTTATGCAAAAATATACTGCAGGTGAGGAAGTAAATACAGATATTATTATGGTACACGCACAAGATCATTTAATGACAACAATGACATTAAGAGAAGTTGCCTTAGAAATGTTGTCTTTATATCAAACTGTCAAATTCGAAAGTGAGTGA
- a CDS encoding PTS cellobiose transporter subunit IIB yields the protein MRNVLIICQGGMSSSVLAKKTTEHLNEDGNDIQVEATSTNEGREMIEKGKYDLYLVSPQTKMYYDQLKKTGERAGKPVANIPPQAYVPVPMGIEKLSNLILQELPES from the coding sequence ATGAGAAATGTATTAATTATTTGTCAAGGTGGTATGTCTTCTTCTGTATTAGCAAAGAAAACTACTGAGCATTTAAATGAAGATGGGAATGATATTCAAGTAGAAGCAACCTCTACCAACGAAGGAAGAGAGATGATTGAAAAAGGCAAGTACGATTTGTATTTAGTTAGCCCACAAACAAAAATGTATTATGATCAACTAAAAAAAACAGGTGAACGAGCAGGTAAACCTGTAGCAAATATCCCACCCCAAGCTTATGTCCCTGTTCCTATGGGCATCGAAAAATTATCTAATTTAATTTTACAAGAATTACCTGAATCGTAG
- a CDS encoding 6-phospho-beta-glucosidase, with translation MAKLPEGFLWGGAVAAHQIEGGWQADGKGISTADVMTAGNNTTPRRITEGVLKGENYPNHEAIDFYHRYKEDIALFKELGLKVFRTSIAWARIFPNGDEQEPNEEGLKFYDNLFDELLDAGIQPVITLSHFEIPYHLAKEYGGFRNKKLIDYFVHYAEVVMNRYKDKVKYWMTFNEINNQADSQDPFSTWTNSAILINEDENSEEVVFQAGLNELIASAKVVKLGHKINPNFQIGCMLAYVPIYPYSCNPDDMMASVKVMNRRFFYNDVHARGEIPDYTLKEWERKGYNIEYTQEDLQTLKEGIVDYIGFSYYMSGTVSTLPDVKAQGNVPEYPNAKMVDNPYIEKSDWGWPIDTVGLRYILNILHQRYNLPLFIVENGLGAYDKVEEDGSVHDPYRVSYLRKHISEMIKAVDIDGVNLIGYTPWGVIDIVSAGTGEMEKRYGFIYVDKDNEGNGSLERSRKDSFYWYKKVIESNGEEL, from the coding sequence ATGGCAAAACTACCTGAAGGTTTTTTATGGGGCGGCGCAGTCGCAGCGCACCAAATTGAAGGTGGCTGGCAAGCAGATGGCAAAGGCATAAGCACCGCAGATGTCATGACAGCAGGCAATAACACGACACCTCGTCGTATAACCGAGGGCGTACTTAAAGGTGAAAATTATCCTAACCACGAAGCCATCGATTTTTATCATCGTTATAAAGAAGACATTGCTTTGTTCAAAGAGTTAGGTTTAAAAGTTTTTCGAACATCTATTGCTTGGGCGCGTATTTTCCCAAATGGCGATGAACAAGAGCCGAATGAAGAAGGGTTAAAATTTTACGATAACTTATTTGATGAATTATTAGATGCTGGAATTCAACCAGTCATTACCTTATCCCATTTTGAAATCCCCTATCATTTGGCAAAAGAATACGGAGGCTTTAGAAATAAAAAATTAATTGATTATTTTGTTCATTACGCAGAAGTAGTAATGAATCGTTATAAAGATAAAGTGAAATACTGGATGACTTTTAACGAGATTAACAATCAAGCAGACAGCCAAGATCCATTTAGCACTTGGACAAATTCAGCCATTTTAATAAACGAAGACGAAAATTCTGAAGAAGTTGTCTTCCAAGCTGGTTTAAATGAATTAATTGCCAGTGCCAAAGTCGTAAAGTTAGGCCATAAAATTAACCCAAACTTCCAAATTGGTTGTATGTTAGCTTATGTTCCTATCTATCCATACTCATGTAATCCCGACGATATGATGGCCTCTGTAAAGGTTATGAACCGACGCTTCTTTTATAATGATGTACACGCTCGTGGAGAGATTCCTGACTATACTTTAAAAGAGTGGGAAAGAAAAGGATACAACATTGAGTACACGCAAGAAGATTTACAAACCTTAAAAGAAGGGATCGTTGACTATATAGGTTTTAGTTATTATATGTCAGGCACTGTAAGCACATTACCCGATGTGAAAGCTCAAGGCAATGTGCCCGAGTACCCTAACGCAAAAATGGTAGATAATCCTTATATCGAAAAAAGTGACTGGGGCTGGCCAATTGATACAGTAGGTCTACGCTATATATTAAATATCCTTCACCAACGATATAATCTCCCACTATTTATTGTTGAGAACGGTTTAGGCGCTTACGATAAAGTCGAAGAAGATGGAAGCGTTCACGATCCTTATCGCGTCTCCTACTTAAGAAAACACATTAGCGAAATGATTAAAGCTGTAGATATAGATGGTGTGAATTTAATTGGTTATACACCATGGGGCGTTATCGACATTGTAAGTGCTGGCACCGGTGAAATGGAAAAACGATACGGTTTTATTTACGTAGACAAAGACAATGAAGGAAATGGAAGTTTGGAACGTTCACGTAAAGATTCATTTTATTGGTATAAAAAAGTAATCGAATCAAATGGCGAAGAATTATAG
- a CDS encoding BglG family transcription antiterminator, with protein sequence MNARMQRIIQLLLTSNELQTSTELATTLQVSSKTVQTDIKNLKGLLNNEIATIESYRGKGYFFNVKDENEFKRFLSKVTERNMQVIPTEPEERQQFLIEKLLLQPSYLKMDDLAEELFVSRSTLQSDINHVRKIVESYDLFLEQKPNYGIKVSGNEMDVRFCISEYIFNQKADIMDPSSDLVEILAKDEIDWIRDSILSKLREHKIIITDVSLNNLITHIAISCKRIHERENIEIYHEELKQITSKKEYQIAKEIAERIEQKLNVSFSVNEIAYLAIHLQGTKKMHSSSEMEEIQTVLEDNIQYLTKNILKQVDNIYSLDLLQDKELILALSLHLKPAINRHKYQMNLRNPLLNQIKNKYPFSYEIALTIGAQVIKETLGITIDENEIGYIALHFEAALERKGKSAKNKKRCLIVCASGLGTAQLLLLKLKNQFPNELNILGTTEYYELKKQPLYDIDFIISTIPIPEKLPVPVIQISTLLGNQDVSKIEKLVHHDFEIIENYMRKSFTYLKRDFSSKEEVIYFLGDRLMEDGIVNSNFIHSVLERENYSPTSFGNLVAIPHPMDPQVNDTFWSIVTLKQPIQWDDKPVQFICLLNVSKQNQMEESKPMYDVLMKLLDNRRIIHRLLQCETYEELKKVLRSL encoded by the coding sequence ATGAACGCTCGTATGCAACGAATTATTCAACTACTACTAACATCAAATGAATTACAAACCAGCACAGAACTTGCCACTACCCTTCAAGTTAGTTCAAAAACGGTCCAAACTGATATTAAGAATTTGAAAGGCTTGTTGAATAACGAGATTGCAACTATTGAATCATACCGAGGAAAGGGATACTTTTTTAATGTTAAAGATGAAAACGAATTTAAACGCTTTTTAAGCAAAGTAACAGAAAGAAACATGCAAGTTATACCAACAGAACCTGAGGAACGGCAGCAGTTTTTAATAGAAAAATTATTATTGCAACCTTCATATCTTAAAATGGACGACCTTGCCGAAGAACTATTTGTTAGCCGTTCTACCTTGCAAAGTGATATTAATCATGTTCGAAAGATTGTCGAAAGTTATGATTTATTTCTGGAACAAAAGCCTAATTACGGGATTAAAGTTTCAGGTAATGAAATGGATGTTCGTTTCTGTATTTCCGAATATATCTTCAATCAAAAAGCAGACATCATGGATCCTTCGTCTGATTTAGTTGAGATACTAGCAAAAGATGAAATCGACTGGATTCGAGATAGTATACTTTCTAAACTAAGAGAACATAAGATAATTATTACAGATGTCAGTTTGAATAATTTAATTACGCATATCGCTATTTCGTGTAAGCGAATACACGAAAGGGAAAATATTGAAATCTATCACGAAGAACTTAAACAAATTACAAGCAAAAAGGAATATCAAATTGCTAAAGAAATAGCAGAAAGAATAGAACAAAAGCTTAATGTGTCATTTTCAGTTAATGAAATAGCGTATCTTGCAATTCACTTACAAGGAACAAAGAAAATGCATTCAAGTTCTGAGATGGAAGAAATCCAAACTGTTTTAGAAGATAATATTCAATATCTAACAAAAAATATACTTAAGCAAGTAGATAACATATACTCTTTGGACCTTTTGCAAGATAAAGAATTAATATTAGCGCTGAGTTTGCATTTAAAACCTGCAATCAATCGACATAAGTACCAAATGAATCTAAGAAATCCCCTGCTAAATCAAATTAAAAATAAATATCCATTTTCTTACGAAATCGCTCTAACTATTGGCGCACAGGTTATTAAAGAAACCCTAGGAATAACTATTGATGAAAATGAAATTGGCTATATCGCGCTTCATTTTGAAGCTGCCTTAGAAAGGAAAGGAAAAAGTGCTAAAAATAAAAAAAGATGTTTAATCGTTTGTGCCTCTGGATTGGGCACAGCACAATTACTATTATTAAAACTAAAAAATCAATTTCCTAATGAATTAAATATTTTAGGAACCACTGAATATTATGAATTAAAAAAGCAGCCTTTATATGACATAGATTTTATTATCAGTACGATTCCTATACCAGAAAAGTTACCTGTCCCCGTTATCCAAATAAGCACTTTATTAGGAAATCAAGATGTAAGTAAAATAGAGAAACTAGTCCATCATGACTTTGAAATAATAGAAAATTATATGCGAAAATCATTTACTTATTTAAAAAGAGACTTTTCTTCAAAAGAAGAAGTGATTTACTTTTTAGGGGATAGACTCATGGAAGATGGTATCGTCAATTCAAATTTCATCCATTCAGTATTAGAACGTGAAAATTATTCTCCTACTAGTTTTGGTAACTTAGTGGCTATCCCTCACCCTATGGATCCGCAAGTAAACGATACTTTTTGGTCAATTGTCACCCTAAAACAACCTATACAATGGGATGATAAACCTGTTCAATTTATTTGTCTTTTGAATGTTAGTAAGCAAAACCAAATGGAAGAGTCTAAACCGATGTATGATGTATTAATGAAATTATTAGATAATCGACGAATCATCCACAGACTTTTGCAATGTGAGACTTATGAAGAGCTGAAAAAAGTATTACGAAGTTTATAA
- a CDS encoding helix-turn-helix domain-containing protein yields the protein MSTESLDKQISNQVKNFRKEQGLTQEGLAEKAGMDFSYIGRIERNKVNYSLNTINKIIVALGVTPAEFFEFLKLDEQESEIYQLLTKVNGSKKRDVLLNMIREMIELSEE from the coding sequence ATGTCTACTGAAAGTTTAGATAAACAAATTTCTAATCAAGTAAAAAATTTTCGCAAAGAACAAGGTTTAACTCAAGAAGGATTAGCTGAAAAAGCTGGGATGGATTTTTCATATATTGGAAGAATCGAGAGAAATAAAGTGAATTATAGTCTTAATACAATAAACAAAATTATTGTTGCACTAGGAGTTACACCTGCGGAATTTTTTGAATTTTTAAAATTAGATGAACAAGAATCAGAAATTTACCAATTACTAACTAAAGTCAATGGGTCAAAAAAGCGAGATGTTCTATTAAATATGATACGAGAGATGATTGAACTATCGGAGGAATGA
- a CDS encoding aldo/keto reductase, whose translation MSLTDTYTLSNGVEIPIVGFGTWQTPDGEVAESSVLSALNAGYRHIDTAAIYGNEESVGRAIAKSEVPREELFVTTKLWNANHSYDLAKEAIDGSLERLGLNYIDLYLIHWPNPSEFRDHWKEANADTWQAMEEAVYAGKIRSLGVSNFLSHHIDALLETANIKPVANQIFLNPSDQQKDLVAYNKEHDILSEAYSPLGTGKIFDVPELNVLANVYNKTIAQIVLRWSLQHGFLPLPKSVHEDRIIENTEIFDFELSDKDMQAIDGLEGTAGTGPDPDNK comes from the coding sequence ATGAGCTTAACAGATACGTATACTTTATCAAATGGCGTAGAAATTCCTATAGTAGGTTTTGGTACGTGGCAAACACCGGACGGCGAAGTAGCTGAATCTTCTGTTTTGTCAGCTTTAAACGCTGGTTACCGTCATATAGATACAGCAGCAATTTATGGAAATGAAGAATCTGTTGGGCGAGCAATTGCGAAAAGCGAGGTGCCAAGAGAAGAGTTATTTGTTACTACTAAATTATGGAACGCAAATCATTCTTATGATTTAGCAAAAGAAGCAATCGACGGATCGTTAGAAAGACTTGGCTTAAATTATATTGATTTATATTTAATCCATTGGCCAAATCCTAGTGAATTTCGAGATCATTGGAAAGAAGCTAACGCAGACACTTGGCAAGCAATGGAAGAAGCTGTTTATGCAGGAAAAATACGTTCATTAGGTGTCTCAAACTTTCTTAGCCACCATATTGATGCTTTACTGGAAACAGCCAATATCAAACCTGTTGCTAACCAAATTTTCTTAAATCCAAGTGATCAGCAAAAAGACTTGGTTGCTTATAATAAAGAACACGACATCTTAAGTGAAGCTTATAGCCCATTAGGTACTGGGAAAATTTTCGATGTTCCTGAGTTAAATGTACTGGCTAATGTTTATAATAAAACAATTGCACAAATTGTGTTACGTTGGAGCTTACAACACGGATTTTTGCCATTACCTAAATCAGTACACGAGGATCGTATTATTGAAAATACGGAAATCTTTGACTTTGAATTAAGCGACAAAGATATGCAAGCTATTGATGGGTTAGAAGGAACTGCGGGTACTGGCCCGGATCCTGATAATAAATAA
- the ltrA gene encoding group II intron reverse transcriptase/maturase → MSKMLERILDRQNMNEAYKKVRANKGASGVDEVTLDELHAYIQDNWATICQQIRERHYKPQPVKRVGIPKSDGGKRKLGIPTTIDRVIQQAIVQVITPICESHFSEFSYGFRPNRNCEMAVNQLLKTINEGYQWIVDIDLEKFFDNVPQDRLMSLVHRMIQDGDTESLIRKYLKAGVMVADEYHPTDRGAPQGGNLSPILSNIMLNELDKELESRGLAFVRYADDCLIMVKSRTSANRVMHSVIRWIENKLGLKVNGTKSKVTRPSQLKYLGFSFYYDTKAKSWMSRPHEDSVRKFEKKLKMLTQRKWSINFRKRLEKLNEVIRGWINYFSSSSMKAKMERIDAHLRTRLRTIVWKMWKVPSKRQWGLQKLGVNKSLAKLTSYAGNHYQWVATKTCVRRAITKQKLGQAGLVSCLDYYQYRHNIYS, encoded by the coding sequence ATGTCGAAGATGTTAGAACGTATCCTTGACCGGCAAAATATGAATGAGGCTTATAAAAAAGTCCGGGCAAATAAAGGAGCCAGCGGCGTTGACGAAGTCACGCTCGACGAGCTTCATGCCTATATTCAAGACAACTGGGCAACGATCTGTCAACAAATAAGAGAGCGACACTACAAGCCCCAACCTGTAAAGAGAGTTGGGATCCCAAAGTCAGATGGTGGGAAACGAAAACTCGGTATACCTACAACAATAGACCGCGTGATTCAGCAGGCCATTGTTCAGGTTATAACACCCATATGCGAATCCCACTTTTCGGAATTTAGCTATGGATTTCGTCCGAACAGAAATTGTGAAATGGCCGTCAATCAATTATTGAAGACGATCAATGAAGGTTATCAATGGATCGTTGATATAGATCTAGAAAAATTCTTTGATAACGTTCCTCAAGACCGGCTGATGAGTCTTGTACATCGTATGATCCAAGACGGAGACACAGAATCGCTTATTCGAAAATATCTCAAAGCAGGTGTCATGGTCGCCGATGAATACCACCCAACGGATCGAGGAGCCCCACAAGGAGGGAATTTATCGCCCATTCTTAGTAATATCATGCTAAATGAACTGGACAAAGAGCTTGAGAGCCGAGGGCTCGCCTTTGTGAGATACGCCGATGATTGTCTCATCATGGTTAAAAGCCGAACAAGTGCCAATCGAGTGATGCATTCAGTCATTCGTTGGATTGAAAATAAGTTAGGGCTAAAAGTTAATGGAACCAAATCAAAGGTTACGCGGCCCAGCCAGCTAAAATATTTAGGATTTAGTTTCTATTACGACACTAAAGCCAAAAGCTGGATGAGCCGACCTCATGAGGACTCTGTCCGAAAATTCGAGAAAAAACTCAAAATGTTAACTCAAAGAAAATGGTCAATAAACTTTAGAAAGAGGCTGGAAAAGTTAAATGAAGTCATCCGCGGATGGATAAATTACTTTTCCAGCTCGTCCATGAAAGCCAAGATGGAACGGATCGACGCCCATTTAAGAACGCGATTGCGAACCATCGTCTGGAAGATGTGGAAGGTTCCCTCCAAGAGACAATGGGGATTACAAAAGTTAGGTGTAAATAAGAGCTTAGCTAAACTAACATCGTACGCAGGAAACCACTACCAGTGGGTAGCTACCAAAACCTGTGTAAGAAGGGCAATAACTAAACAAAAACTAGGCCAAGCAGGCCTAGTCAGTTGTTTAGATTACTACCAATATAGACATAACATATATTCATAA
- a CDS encoding TIGR00730 family Rossman fold protein, with translation MNITVYCGVSQGNSPLYSQVAKKLGDWIAQNNHTLIYGGGKAGMMGKLANTVLKKGGQVIGIIPTFLKERELAHSDLTEIIEVNSMAERKQKMLDYGDACIALPGGPGTLEEITEVISWSRIDKNQNPCIVYNENNYYDALKNMYDTMVNHDFLTHSDRNAILFSNDLTQIESFIQNYKTPEIRSYS, from the coding sequence TTGAATATAACCGTTTACTGTGGTGTTAGCCAAGGAAACTCGCCACTTTATAGTCAAGTAGCAAAAAAATTAGGCGATTGGATCGCACAAAATAATCATACACTCATCTATGGTGGTGGAAAAGCTGGAATGATGGGGAAATTAGCTAATACTGTTTTAAAGAAAGGAGGACAAGTTATCGGTATTATTCCTACATTTCTTAAAGAAAGAGAACTTGCGCATAGTGACTTGACTGAAATAATCGAAGTGAATTCTATGGCAGAAAGAAAACAAAAGATGTTAGACTATGGCGACGCATGTATCGCATTACCTGGTGGACCTGGTACGTTAGAAGAAATTACTGAAGTAATCTCTTGGTCAAGAATTGATAAAAACCAGAATCCTTGTATTGTTTATAACGAAAACAATTATTATGACGCGCTTAAAAATATGTATGACACCATGGTAAACCATGACTTTTTAACTCATAGTGATCGAAACGCTATACTATTTTCTAATGATCTGACACAAATCGAGAGCTTCATTCAAAATTACAAAACCCCTGAAATAAGAAGTTACTCCTAA
- a CDS encoding aldo/keto reductase family protein produces METVTLNTGIQLPIIGSGTNTFGKVDGNYMGDINGDTSELLMAMDVGYRHFDTAISYRNESVVGKALQESKKERDQFFITSKIPGREEYYADENAVKKGVEQSLQALNTDYIDLYLIHHPWDNLEQMLSMWRVLESYVDKGTLKAIGVSNFNEEQLDYLIENGRIKPAVNQVESHPGKWNDEIINYSLEHQVIPEAWGPLTRVSDQAKEALNKIAEKYNKTWAQIILRYQIERGVVVIPKSHNKERQQQNLDVFDFELSEEDKQVISQQ; encoded by the coding sequence ATGGAAACAGTTACTTTAAATACAGGAATACAATTGCCTATTATCGGTAGCGGTACCAATACATTTGGTAAAGTAGACGGCAATTATATGGGAGATATTAATGGAGATACTTCCGAACTTTTGATGGCTATGGATGTAGGCTATCGTCATTTTGATACAGCGATTTCTTATCGTAATGAATCAGTAGTAGGAAAAGCACTACAAGAAAGCAAGAAAGAACGCGACCAGTTTTTTATTACTTCTAAAATTCCAGGTAGAGAAGAATATTATGCTGATGAGAACGCAGTAAAAAAGGGTGTCGAACAAAGCCTACAAGCCTTAAATACAGATTATATTGATTTGTATCTAATCCATCATCCATGGGATAATCTTGAGCAAATGTTATCTATGTGGCGCGTCTTAGAAAGCTATGTTGATAAAGGGACGTTGAAAGCTATTGGTGTTTCTAACTTTAATGAAGAACAACTTGATTATTTGATTGAAAATGGGCGAATCAAGCCAGCAGTCAACCAAGTAGAGTCACATCCTGGAAAATGGAATGACGAAATTATTAATTACTCTTTAGAGCACCAAGTGATTCCAGAAGCTTGGGGGCCCTTAACAAGAGTAAGTGATCAAGCTAAAGAAGCATTGAATAAAATTGCTGAAAAATATAATAAAACTTGGGCTCAAATCATCTTACGTTATCAAATTGAACGAGGGGTAGTAGTAATCCCTAAATCACATAATAAAGAGCGTCAGCAACAAAATTTAGACGTGTTTGATTTTGAATTGTCAGAAGAAGATAAGCAAGTAATTAGCCAACAATAA
- a CDS encoding Cof-type HAD-IIB family hydrolase produces MTIKAIAMDMDGTLLNDEKVITEQTKEALVTAQKQGIKVILASGRPTPGLFKYAEELSMENYDGIGLSFNGAHVLDYRTNEVLFEQRMSLEMSKAILEHLKNFDVKPMICHQDYMYVNDVYHNKIQLDNGEQTNIIEYEARAGGYKLCEVNDLAGFCDFPLHKILVAADPDYLKQHYKEMMQPFEGQVSALFSAPFYFEFTDLGITKAKAMIATLPKLGIKQEELLAFGDGQNDQAMVEYAGVGVAMDNATDELKQAADETTLSNNEDGIAHTLRKYLI; encoded by the coding sequence ATGACGATTAAAGCAATTGCAATGGATATGGATGGAACCTTGCTTAATGATGAGAAAGTAATAACAGAGCAAACCAAAGAAGCGTTAGTTACAGCTCAAAAGCAAGGAATTAAAGTTATATTAGCTTCTGGCAGACCGACTCCTGGGTTGTTCAAGTACGCTGAAGAACTATCGATGGAAAACTATGATGGAATAGGCCTTTCATTTAATGGAGCTCATGTTTTAGATTATCGAACAAATGAAGTATTATTTGAACAACGCATGTCACTTGAGATGTCTAAAGCTATATTAGAACACTTGAAAAACTTTGATGTAAAGCCTATGATTTGTCATCAGGATTATATGTATGTCAATGATGTTTATCATAATAAAATCCAACTAGACAATGGAGAGCAAACAAACATTATTGAATATGAAGCAAGAGCTGGTGGGTATAAGCTTTGTGAAGTAAATGATCTTGCAGGTTTTTGCGATTTTCCTTTACATAAAATTTTAGTGGCTGCGGACCCGGACTATTTAAAACAACATTATAAAGAAATGATGCAACCCTTTGAAGGACAGGTTAGCGCGTTATTTTCTGCTCCTTTTTACTTTGAATTCACTGATTTGGGTATTACTAAAGCTAAAGCAATGATTGCTACATTACCTAAATTAGGAATAAAACAAGAAGAATTATTAGCGTTTGGCGATGGACAAAATGATCAAGCGATGGTTGAATACGCAGGAGTTGGTGTAGCGATGGATAACGCTACAGATGAATTAAAGCAAGCGGCTGATGAAACGACGCTATCCAATAATGAGGATGGAATTGCTCATACATTAAGAAAATATCTTATTTGA
- a CDS encoding ABC transporter ATP-binding protein: MIELKEISKEYGATKALSDVNLTIEEGKIFGFLGHNGAGKSTIIKSLVSIIDPTAGEIVVDQQELTQHRLQIKEKIGYVPDTPDLFLQLTAAEYWDLMAAAFTLTENQKEQALKKYTDLFDMEEHQDETIGSFSHGMRQKTIIIGALLSNPAIWILDEPIQGLDPQAAYDLKQMMRAHADAGNTVIFSTHDLATAQQLCDELAILKKGELIYNGTVSELLNQSPNESLESIYLKMAGRNSPSEAGEDDG; encoded by the coding sequence ATGATTGAATTAAAAGAGATAAGTAAAGAATATGGAGCAACTAAAGCATTATCTGATGTAAATCTAACCATAGAAGAAGGGAAAATTTTTGGCTTTTTGGGACACAACGGTGCGGGTAAATCGACAATAATAAAAAGTTTAGTTAGTATTATTGATCCTACTGCAGGAGAAATTGTTGTGGATCAACAAGAACTAACACAGCATCGCTTACAAATTAAAGAAAAGATTGGCTATGTTCCAGATACTCCTGATTTGTTTTTACAATTAACAGCTGCTGAGTATTGGGATTTGATGGCAGCAGCTTTTACTTTAACTGAGAACCAAAAGGAGCAAGCTTTAAAAAAATATACCGATCTTTTTGATATGGAAGAACATCAAGATGAAACCATCGGTAGTTTTTCTCACGGTATGCGGCAAAAAACGATCATTATTGGCGCGTTACTTTCAAATCCAGCTATTTGGATTTTGGATGAACCGATCCAAGGTTTGGACCCCCAAGCAGCATATGATTTAAAGCAAATGATGCGAGCTCATGCAGATGCAGGAAATACAGTGATATTTTCCACCCATGATTTAGCAACTGCCCAACAGTTATGTGATGAATTAGCTATTCTAAAAAAAGGAGAACTTATTTATAACGGAACGGTATCGGAGTTATTAAATCAGTCCCCAAATGAATC